A genomic stretch from Rhodomicrobium vannielii ATCC 17100 includes:
- a CDS encoding DUF2147 domain-containing protein: MIKGRRIRAIAGACALAVALPLSAWGAAEDAIGNWRDADSGGIVSVYSCGGGICVKVVKPGKGREKDDANPNPQLKGRSMAGVVLMNGATKAGADKWKGKLYNSEDGETYTGYLTSSGKDELKLEGCVLGGMICKSRTWKRVQ, translated from the coding sequence ATGATCAAGGGACGGCGCATCCGCGCCATCGCGGGCGCTTGCGCGCTTGCCGTCGCATTGCCGCTTTCGGCCTGGGGCGCGGCCGAAGACGCCATCGGCAATTGGCGCGACGCGGATTCGGGCGGCATCGTTTCGGTTTATTCGTGTGGCGGCGGCATCTGCGTGAAGGTCGTCAAGCCCGGCAAGGGCCGCGAGAAGGACGACGCAAACCCCAACCCGCAGCTCAAGGGCCGCTCCATGGCGGGTGTCGTGCTCATGAACGGCGCGACGAAAGCCGGCGCGGACAAGTGGAAGGGCAAGCTCTACAACAGCGAGGACGGCGAGACGTACACCGGCTATCTGACGTCGTCCGGCAAAGACGAACTGAAGCTCGAAGGCTGCGTTCTGGGCGGCATGATCTGTAAATCGCGCACCTGGAAACGCGTGCAGTAG